Below is a genomic region from Rhizobium sp. 9140.
CTTGAAGCGCCAGTTGGCGTCCGCCGTCGGGTTGATCGTGCCCTGATCATGGATGTAGCGGACGATGACGTCGCGGTTGGTGTCGGGGGCGGCGAAGACGACCTTGTCGCTGGCGATGTCGGGGAACTTGCCGCCGCCGCCGGCCCGGTAATTGTTGGTGGCGACGACGAATTTCTGTGCGGGATCGATGGGTTGACCATTGAACTTCAGGTCCGTGATGCGGTGCGCGGCGTCATTGGCGAGCTTGCCGTCGGTGTCGAAGCGCGTCGGCTGCGACAGGTCGATCTCGTAGGTCACGCCGTCGATCACGTCGAAATTATAGGACGGGAAGCCGGAGCTCAGGAGCGGCTGGTCTTTCTCGCCCGGCTTCAGCCGGTTGAACATGCCGGCCGACATTTCCAGCCAGTTCTTCACCTGCGCGCCGGTAATGACCACCGCCTGCACCGTGTTGGGGTAGAGATAGAGATCGGCGACGTTCTTGATGGCGATGTCACCGGCGGGAACGTCGGTATAGTAGTCCGCGCCGCTACGGCCTCCCGCCTTGAAGGGGGCTGCGGCCGAGAGAACGGGCAGGTCCTTCCACGCCGTCTCCTTCAGCATGTCCTTGATGTACCAGGTCTGCGCCTGTGAAACGATCTGCACCGAGGGGTCGTCGGCCACCAGTGCGAAATAGGAATAGAGCGGCGCCGAGGTCTTGCCGACGGGCGTGCGGACATAGGCAAGGGTCGCCTCGTGTTCCGCCTTGGCGGCGGTCAGCACGTCGGCGCGGTCGTTGACGTCGGCCACGACCTTCTTGTCCTCGCGGTGGTAGATCGGCCGGGCTTCCGTGGTGAAATCAACGACCTTCCAGCTCTTGCCGTCCTTCTCCAGCAGCAGATCGATGAGCCCGAGATGCGAGCCCCAGAAGCCCGCCATGACGGCCGGCTTGCCTTGCAACGTACCCTTGACCGGGTCCACGCCGGCAATGCCGTCGAAGCTCTTCGAACCGGGGAAGACGAGGTGTTGATGCCCGGTCAGCACCGCATCGATGCCCTCGACGCCGGCAAGGTAGAGGGACGCATTTTCCATGCGCTCCGTCTGCCCGGTGCCGTCGATGCCGGAATGCGACAGCGCGACGATGATGTCGGCGCCGTCTTCCTTCATCACCGGAACCCAGGCGCGGGCGGCCTCCACGATGTCGCGCGTCTGCGCCTTGCCTTCGAGGTTCTTCACGTCCCAGAGCATGATCTGCGGCGGCACGAAGCCGATCAGCCCGACCCTCAGCACGCTCGCCGCACCGCTGCCGTCCGTCACAGTCTTCTCGATGATCGTATAGGGCTTGAAGAACAGCGCGTCCTTCGTCGGGTCTTCCGCCAGCGTCCCCTTTGTCAGGTTGGCGCAGACATACGGAAAGTTCGCGCCGGAAAGCGCCTTTGCCATGAAGTCGAGCCCGTAGTTGAACTCATGATTGCCGAGCGTGCCTGCCTCGTAGCCAAGTAAATTCATGGCCTTGATGACCGGATGGACGTCGCCCTCATGAAGGCCCTTCTGGTAGGCCATGAAGTCGCCCATCGGGTTGCCCTGAAGGAAGTCGCCATTGTCGACCAGCAGCGTGTTCCCGGCCTCGGCGCGGATGGCGTCGATGATCGAGGCGGTGCGTGAAAGACCCAGGGTCTCGTTCGGCTTGTCGCCGTAATAATCGTAGGGGTAGACGTGCACGTGAATGTCGGTCGTTTCCATGAGGCGCAGATGCGCCTGGTTGGCGCTGGCATGCGCGGCGAACGGATGCAGCATGACGAGCCCGGAGGCCGACGCAAGCCCGCCGAGGAAGGTGCGGCGGGTCACGGCCATGGCTGCAGAACGTGCGGTGGGGAGGAAGGGCGCTGCGGGGGAGGACATGACGTTCCTTTCGTGCCGGATCACTTCTGAGGGACCATATACAAAAAGGCGGGCTTGGCGACCTTCGGACGGGCGGCGGACGGCTCATTGCGACGAGAGAACCCGCCACCCGAAATCTCGCAGGCAAAAGCGACGGTCGTGTGTCACCAGAATTCGTCGATGGTTCAGGGAAATGAATTGGAGCGGCAACGCCTTTTCGCGTAAGCCGCGCCTTGAAGCGACATGCGTCACCCGGGCTTCATCTTCCATGTGACGGGAAGCGCGCGGGCAGGGGTGCAGAGGCCGGAGGAGGGCCGCGACATGGCTGATAGGACAGACGAGCCGCTGGCAACGACCGGCGCCGTGCCGACGGCCGTCGTTCCCGGCAACGGCGACAGCCCGCGCGGCTTCCTGCTCGCCGCCATCGCCTATGCTTGCTGGGGCTTCCTGCCGCTGTTCATGAAGGGCATCGGCCATATTCCGGCCGCCGAAGTCGTTGCGCATCGTATCGTCTGGTCCGTACCGCTCGTCGGCGCGTTCATCCTGTGGCTCGGCCGCACCGCGGATCTCAAGGTCGCGCTGCGCTCGCCGCGCATGCTGGCCATGGCAGCGCTGACGGCGACGCTCGTCACGTTCAACTGGGGCATTTATGTCTGGGCCATCAG
It encodes:
- a CDS encoding bifunctional 2',3'-cyclic-nucleotide 2'-phosphodiesterase/3'-nucleotidase, which codes for MAVTRRTFLGGLASASGLVMLHPFAAHASANQAHLRLMETTDIHVHVYPYDYYGDKPNETLGLSRTASIIDAIRAEAGNTLLVDNGDFLQGNPMGDFMAYQKGLHEGDVHPVIKAMNLLGYEAGTLGNHEFNYGLDFMAKALSGANFPYVCANLTKGTLAEDPTKDALFFKPYTIIEKTVTDGSGAASVLRVGLIGFVPPQIMLWDVKNLEGKAQTRDIVEAARAWVPVMKEDGADIIVALSHSGIDGTGQTERMENASLYLAGVEGIDAVLTGHQHLVFPGSKSFDGIAGVDPVKGTLQGKPAVMAGFWGSHLGLIDLLLEKDGKSWKVVDFTTEARPIYHREDKKVVADVNDRADVLTAAKAEHEATLAYVRTPVGKTSAPLYSYFALVADDPSVQIVSQAQTWYIKDMLKETAWKDLPVLSAAAPFKAGGRSGADYYTDVPAGDIAIKNVADLYLYPNTVQAVVITGAQVKNWLEMSAGMFNRLKPGEKDQPLLSSGFPSYNFDVIDGVTYEIDLSQPTRFDTDGKLANDAAHRITDLKFNGQPIDPAQKFVVATNNYRAGGGGKFPDIASDKVVFAAPDTNRDVIVRYIHDQGTINPTADANWRFKPLQGTTALFETGPKARPLLGQVKAAKIEDAGDGADGFARFRLVL